The Methylobacterium currus genome contains a region encoding:
- a CDS encoding recombinase family protein translates to MTTYVAYCRVSTDKQGRSGLGLEAQLAAIQAHLRPSDVLLQPPYVEVESGRRADRPQLQAAIERCRKTGATLLIAKLDRLARNVAFVSSLKDSGVEFRACDFPDANRLMVHILVAFAEHEAEMISQRTKAALAAAKARGKKLGGDRGYRPEAPPTAEDRAKAAAVWQRKADHKAFAVLPVLERLQGDGVVGLSELARRLNEMGQPTPRGNGSWTATAVKRALARVAV, encoded by the coding sequence GTGACCACCTACGTTGCCTACTGCCGCGTGAGCACCGACAAGCAGGGCCGCTCCGGTCTCGGCCTCGAAGCCCAGCTAGCCGCCATCCAGGCCCACCTCCGGCCCAGCGACGTGCTGCTCCAGCCGCCCTACGTCGAGGTTGAGAGCGGGAGGCGGGCCGATCGCCCTCAGCTCCAGGCCGCCATCGAGCGCTGCCGCAAGACCGGCGCGACGCTGCTCATCGCCAAACTAGACCGCCTCGCCCGCAATGTGGCCTTCGTGTCGAGCTTGAAAGACAGCGGGGTTGAGTTCCGGGCCTGCGACTTCCCAGACGCCAACCGGCTGATGGTGCACATCCTCGTGGCCTTCGCGGAGCACGAGGCGGAGATGATCTCCCAGCGCACCAAGGCAGCCCTGGCGGCGGCCAAGGCGCGGGGGAAGAAGCTCGGGGGCGACCGGGGTTACCGGCCAGAGGCCCCGCCCACGGCCGAGGATAGAGCCAAAGCGGCGGCGGTATGGCAGCGGAAGGCGGACCATAAGGCCTTCGCCGTGCTGCCGGTCCTGGAGCGGTTGCAGGGGGATGGCGTGGTGGGCCTCAGCGAGCTGGCTCGGCGCCTCAATGAGATGGGCCAACCGACGCCACGGGGGAATGGGTCTTGGACCGCCACAGCGGTGAAGCGGGCTCTTGCGAGGGTGGCGGTGTGA